One region of Triticum aestivum cultivar Chinese Spring chromosome 6B, IWGSC CS RefSeq v2.1, whole genome shotgun sequence genomic DNA includes:
- the LOC123135867 gene encoding rhodanese-like domain-containing protein 7 encodes MLPSPPLSVARRAATAAAHHLLPSISSLILDPPAPTPAVSRRRVRLMPLRNSAPLVSLPPHGRSFAVAAGNGGAEGEAPALVVVSFYRFADFPDHADLRRPLKELCEELRVSGGIILAPEGINGSLCGTPEAVEKVLNFIQTDNRLKGLRVIQTPVTPEDEAIHHGHTSHSPVGPGEDAPFRWDHVRVKLKKEIVSFGDPGVMPTKRVGKYIKPKDWNSLISDPDTVVIDVRNMYEIRIGKFKRAVDPCTESFREFPSWVDNQFQLAESDSHQSSVNGNTLTEGAEEDLNSSGPKELPRVAMYCTGGIRCEKASSFLLDKGFKEVYHLEGGILKYLEEIPEAESLWEGECFVFDKRVSVEHGLAQGTHKLCYGCKQPVSDEDMESPKWEYGVSCPYCFSTRSEEEKERARARHRQFKTWGVIGGPDKGRSPKRLEASDGVKEDKQPRNLI; translated from the exons ATGCTGCCCTCCCCACCACTTTCTGTCGCCCGCCgcgccgccacggccgccgcccaCCACCTCCTCCCTTCCATCAGCTCGCTCATCCTCGACCCgcccgcccccacccccgccgtCTCCCGCCGTCGCGTCCGCCTCATGCCGCTCAGGAACAGCGCTCCGCTCGTCTCCCTGCCGCCGCACGGGAGGAGCTTCGCGGTGGCCGCGGGGAATGGAGGCGCAGAAGGCGAGGCTCCGGCGCTGGTGGTGGTCTCCTTCTACCGGTTCGCCGACTTCCCCGACCACGCCGACCTGCGGCGGCCGCTCAAGGAGCTCTGCGAGGAGCTG CGTGTTTCAGGTGGCATTATTCTTGCACCAGAAGGAATCAATGGTAGTTTATGTGGAACACCAGAAGCTGTGGAGAAAGTTTTGAACTTTATTCAAACAGACAATCGCTTAAAAGGATTGAGGGTGATCCAGACACCTGTTACTCCAGAGGATGAGGCTATCCATCATGGACATACCAGCCATTCTCCTGTTGGTCCTGGAGAAGATGCCCCATTCCGATGGGATCATGTCCGTGTGAAATTGAAAAAGGAG ATAGTGAGTTTTGGAGACCCTGGTGTGATGCCAACTAAAAGGGTTGGCAAGTATATAAAGCCAAAAGATTGGAATTCGTTGATAAGCGATCCAGACACC GTTGTCATTGATGTGCGCAACATGTATGAGATACGCATAGGAAAATTCAAGAGGGCTGTTGATCCATGCACGGAATCATTTAGAGAATTCCCATCTTGGGTGGATAATCAATTCCAGTTGGCTGAATCTGACAGTCACCAGTCATCAGTAAATGGTAACACTCTAACTGAAGGAGCGGAAGAGGATCTGAATTCTAGTGGACCCAAAGAGCTACCACGAGTTGCTATGTATTGCACTGGTGGTATTAGATGTGAGAAGGCATCGAGCTTTCTCCTCGACAAGGGATTTAAAGAG GTTTACCATCTGGAGGGTGGGATATTAAAGTACCTAGAGGAAATCCCGGAAGCTGAAAGCTTGTGGGAAGGTGAATGCTTCGTGTTTGACAAGCGTGTTTCAGTGGAGCATGGGTTAGCTCAAGGAACCCACAAGCTTTGCTATGGATGTAAGCAACCAGTTAGTGACGAAGACATGGAATCTCCTAAATGGGAGTATGGTGTATCATGCCCATACTGCTTTTCCACGAGATCTGAGGAAGAAAAGGAAAGGGCAAGGGCTCGGCACCGGCAGTTTAAGACATGGGGAGTTATTGGTGGTCCTGATAAAGGCAGGAGTCCAAAAAGGCTCGAAGCTAGCGATGGAGTTAAGGAGGACAAACAGCCACGCAACTTAATATAA